From a single Longimicrobium sp. genomic region:
- a CDS encoding HD-GYP domain-containing protein — MLNGRIMIVSDRAEVIAELESIIRGGQHLPLIVPDGREALQTLDEGLVPDIVISDLGCERSLDGIDYVWRFREMNRAGRHMVVVEDGAPFSGFPAAPKGGDGAALPLLATPLARPFRKGDVTLRIDDAIRRVDEDLRAMRGEMWREMQRMQRAMREMQRETVNALAATVAARDPYMHGHATRVAALCRRVADALHLSEERIELLETAAMLHEIGKAGVPLELLHKTGPLAPEELEQIRGHARTGAGIVAGVPALRRVAPLIEHQGTDYAELGAHFDPAGPEHLLAGILRVVDAYDAMVSPRSYRGPMPRDYWERTLRAGAGTRFHPEAVEAFLRLNPDAPLPAGRTP; from the coding sequence ATGCTGAACGGACGAATCATGATCGTGAGCGACCGCGCCGAGGTGATCGCGGAGCTGGAATCCATCATCCGCGGGGGGCAGCACCTGCCGCTGATCGTGCCCGACGGGCGCGAGGCGCTGCAGACGCTGGACGAGGGGCTGGTCCCCGACATCGTGATCAGCGACCTGGGGTGCGAGCGGTCGCTGGACGGCATCGACTACGTCTGGCGCTTCCGGGAGATGAACCGCGCGGGACGGCACATGGTGGTGGTGGAGGACGGCGCCCCCTTCTCCGGCTTTCCCGCCGCGCCCAAGGGCGGCGACGGCGCGGCGCTCCCGCTGCTGGCCACGCCGCTCGCCCGCCCCTTCCGCAAGGGCGACGTGACGCTGCGCATCGACGACGCCATCCGCCGCGTGGACGAGGACCTGCGCGCCATGCGCGGCGAGATGTGGCGCGAGATGCAGCGGATGCAGCGCGCCATGCGCGAGATGCAGCGCGAGACGGTGAACGCGCTGGCCGCCACCGTGGCCGCGCGCGACCCCTACATGCACGGACACGCCACCCGCGTGGCCGCGCTCTGCCGCCGCGTGGCCGACGCGCTGCACCTCTCCGAGGAGCGGATCGAGCTGCTGGAGACGGCGGCGATGCTGCACGAGATCGGCAAGGCGGGGGTGCCGCTGGAGCTGCTGCACAAGACGGGGCCGCTGGCGCCCGAGGAGCTGGAGCAGATCCGCGGGCACGCGCGGACCGGCGCGGGGATCGTGGCCGGGGTGCCCGCGCTACGCCGGGTGGCGCCGCTGATCGAGCACCAGGGGACGGACTACGCGGAGCTGGGCGCGCACTTCGACCCGGCGGGCCCCGAGCACCTGCTCGCCGGCATCCTGCGCGTGGTGGACGCGTACGACGCCATGGTCAGCCCGCGCAGCTACCGCGGCCCCATGCCGCGCGACTACTGGGAGCGGACGCTCCGGGCCGGCGCCGGAACGCGCTTCCACCCCGAGGCGGTGGAGGCCTTCCTGCGCCTCAACCCTGACGCCCCACTTCCTGCAGGTCGTACTCCTTGA
- a CDS encoding type II toxin-antitoxin system VapC family toxin, which translates to MRKFVLDTGLLVRAFRSHEEFQRLKTFFSASVVYLSSVAAQELLSGARPHELRHLDRVFLEPFEKLKRVATPSHQGWRTAGDVLRKLRLEGYQITPSLTNDALIAVSATEVGATLVHDNQRDYVAIQRYYPRLRHTRSWSAFLN; encoded by the coding sequence ATGCGGAAGTTCGTCCTTGATACCGGGCTGCTCGTACGCGCCTTCAGATCGCACGAAGAATTCCAGAGGCTGAAGACATTCTTCTCTGCGTCCGTCGTCTACCTGAGCTCGGTGGCGGCGCAGGAGCTGCTCTCCGGCGCCCGCCCGCACGAGCTCCGGCACCTGGACCGGGTGTTCCTGGAGCCGTTCGAAAAGCTCAAGCGCGTTGCGACGCCGTCTCATCAGGGGTGGCGGACGGCGGGCGACGTTCTCCGCAAGCTGCGCCTGGAGGGGTACCAGATCACCCCTTCGCTGACCAATGACGCGCTGATCGCCGTCTCCGCGACGGAGGTGGGGGCGACGCTGGTGCACGACAACCAGCGCGACTACGTCGCCATCCAGCGCTACTATCCGAGGCTGCGGCACACGCGCAGCTGGTCGGCATTCCTCAACTGA
- a CDS encoding HU family DNA-binding protein has product MTRSDFIDQVARRAKISRAEARRAVAAIFDVAESCAANGEGVTVRGLGMITRTHRRNGNWAAHVPDDGDDDVITPEEAEIRRELVAAFEGAYGLEIDDVFPSGWADEQMAMWTGEQRARWLAGLTEEQRAEWADAEVRP; this is encoded by the coding sequence ATGACTCGATCCGATTTCATCGATCAGGTCGCGCGCAGAGCAAAGATTTCGCGCGCTGAGGCCCGCCGTGCCGTCGCCGCGATCTTCGACGTCGCCGAGAGTTGCGCGGCGAACGGGGAGGGCGTGACCGTCCGCGGGCTGGGGATGATCACACGGACGCACCGCCGGAATGGGAATTGGGCCGCGCATGTGCCGGACGACGGTGACGATGACGTGATCACGCCGGAGGAGGCGGAGATCCGGCGCGAGCTGGTCGCTGCGTTCGAGGGAGCTTACGGGCTCGAAATCGACGACGTATTCCCGTCCGGGTGGGCCGACGAGCAGATGGCGATGTGGACTGGCGAGCAGAGGGCCAGGTGGCTGGCGGGCTTGACCGAAGAACAGCGGGCGGAGTGGGCGGATGCGGAAGTTCGTCCTTGA
- a CDS encoding ribonuclease H, giving the protein MSDLPLVFVYADESCLGNQFKDRARPGGAAGLVEFWHPQKGWVRRDFWVSEPDTTNNRMAIRSALVPLAALKGPSRVVFTTDSRYLVDAMTEWVHGWAARGWQRKTGAVENLELWKALLPVAARHPLQWRWVKGHAGHPQNEYANFRAIQAASKQLDSGGLVPSKFEEWIAEEQEKERYLDFFPMPPERFQFKAARALPRG; this is encoded by the coding sequence ATGTCTGATCTGCCGCTGGTCTTCGTCTACGCCGACGAGAGCTGCCTGGGCAACCAGTTCAAGGACCGGGCGCGCCCCGGCGGCGCGGCCGGGCTCGTCGAGTTCTGGCACCCGCAGAAGGGGTGGGTCCGCCGCGACTTCTGGGTGTCGGAGCCCGACACCACCAACAACCGCATGGCCATCCGCAGCGCGCTGGTCCCCCTTGCGGCGCTGAAGGGCCCCTCGCGCGTGGTCTTCACCACCGACAGCCGCTACCTGGTGGATGCGATGACGGAGTGGGTGCACGGGTGGGCCGCCCGAGGGTGGCAGCGGAAGACCGGCGCGGTGGAGAACCTGGAGCTGTGGAAGGCGCTCCTTCCCGTGGCCGCGCGGCACCCGCTGCAGTGGCGCTGGGTGAAGGGGCACGCCGGCCACCCGCAGAACGAGTACGCCAACTTCCGCGCCATCCAGGCCGCCTCCAAGCAGCTCGACAGCGGCGGCCTCGTCCCCTCGAAGTTCGAGGAGTGGATCGCCGAGGAGCAGGAGAAGGAGCGCTACCTCGACTTCTTCCCCATGCCCCCCGAGCGCTTCCAGTTCAAGGCCGCGCGCGCGCTGCCGCGAGGGTGA
- the carA gene encoding glutamine-hydrolyzing carbamoyl-phosphate synthase small subunit → MLEDGRTFHGETYGAAGTAFGEVVFNTSMTGYQEVLTDPSYTGQLVTMTYPLIGNYGANPEDEESARPQVAGFVIHEAPPVFSNWRAKESLDAYLKRHGIVAICGIDTRALTRHIRSLGAMRGAIAPAATDAEALLGEIRAQPEMCGLDLADEVSTGERYVVPAAGDTRYRVMAYDFGVKSHSLQLLSQRGCEVTVIPSTTPVDEILAQRPDGLFVSNGPGDPEAVPHAMDAIRELAGRDTPVFGICLGHQLIGRAFGAETYKLLYGHRGGNHPVRRLSDGLVEITAQNHGFAVRGGPDGVPGAPELKVTHVNLNDGTVEGLEHASQPVFSVQYHPESAPGPHDSRYLFDRFVDEMARRSAIAAAEDA, encoded by the coding sequence ATGCTGGAAGACGGCCGGACCTTCCACGGCGAGACGTACGGCGCCGCGGGGACGGCGTTCGGCGAGGTGGTGTTCAACACCTCGATGACCGGGTACCAGGAGGTCCTCACCGACCCGTCGTACACCGGGCAGCTCGTCACCATGACCTACCCGCTCATCGGCAACTACGGCGCGAACCCCGAGGACGAGGAGTCCGCCCGCCCGCAGGTGGCCGGCTTCGTCATCCACGAGGCGCCGCCGGTGTTCAGCAACTGGCGCGCGAAGGAGTCGCTGGACGCTTATCTGAAGCGCCACGGCATCGTGGCCATCTGCGGCATCGACACCCGCGCGCTCACCCGCCACATCCGCTCGCTGGGCGCCATGCGCGGCGCCATCGCCCCGGCCGCTACGGATGCCGAGGCGCTGCTGGGCGAGATCCGCGCGCAGCCGGAGATGTGCGGGCTGGACCTGGCCGACGAGGTGTCGACCGGCGAGCGCTACGTGGTTCCCGCCGCGGGCGACACCCGCTACCGGGTGATGGCGTACGACTTCGGGGTGAAGAGCCACTCGCTGCAGCTGCTGTCGCAGCGCGGGTGCGAGGTCACCGTCATTCCCAGCACCACGCCGGTGGACGAGATCCTGGCGCAGCGCCCCGACGGCCTGTTCGTCTCCAACGGCCCCGGCGACCCCGAGGCGGTGCCGCACGCGATGGACGCCATCCGCGAGCTGGCCGGGCGCGACACGCCGGTTTTCGGCATCTGCCTGGGTCACCAGCTCATCGGCCGCGCCTTCGGCGCGGAGACGTACAAGCTGCTGTACGGGCACCGCGGCGGGAACCACCCGGTGCGGCGGCTCAGCGACGGGCTGGTGGAGATCACCGCGCAGAACCACGGCTTCGCGGTGCGCGGCGGCCCCGACGGCGTGCCCGGCGCGCCGGAGCTGAAGGTCACGCACGTGAACCTGAACGACGGCACCGTCGAGGGGCTGGAGCACGCCTCGCAGCCGGTGTTTTCGGTGCAGTACCACCCCGAGAGCGCGCCGGGGCCGCACGACTCGCGCTATCTCTTTGACCGGTTTGTGGATGAGATGGCACGGCGCTCCGCGATCGCGGCGGCAGAGGATGCTTGA
- a CDS encoding HU family DNA-binding protein, with amino-acid sequence MTKADLVQRVADTIGPGVTKRDCAVVVDAFLNSIKDAMGEHQNIEIRGFGTFKVRERKSRLARNPRTGDPVEVPPRAVPVFKPSKELRALVEERPLV; translated from the coding sequence ATGACCAAGGCGGATCTTGTCCAACGGGTCGCCGACACGATCGGCCCGGGCGTCACCAAGCGCGACTGCGCGGTGGTGGTGGACGCGTTCCTGAACAGCATCAAGGACGCGATGGGCGAGCACCAGAACATCGAGATCCGGGGTTTCGGCACCTTCAAGGTGCGCGAGCGCAAGAGCCGCCTGGCGCGCAACCCGCGCACCGGCGATCCGGTGGAGGTGCCGCCGCGCGCGGTGCCGGTCTTCAAGCCCTCCAAGGAGCTCCGCGCCCTCGTCGAGGAGCGTCCGCTCGTCTGA